From Demequina lutea, a single genomic window includes:
- a CDS encoding sigma-70 family RNA polymerase sigma factor — MAEYEAVLRETLAEGSARLAAYGYLLTGSQDAGEELVQEAVVKVFARRRAIPNARAGEAYVRATMRTLHVDGIRRAIRWRRIMPSQVAPLAADDSAATIDAADAMGQALTTLTPQQRTAIVLRYYEDLSLAAVAAAMGLAVGTVKRYLSDALGRLATAVGDQDLEFERIAVTERGE; from the coding sequence GTGGCCGAGTACGAGGCGGTGTTGCGTGAGACGCTCGCGGAGGGTTCGGCGCGGCTCGCCGCGTACGGGTACCTGCTGACCGGCTCTCAAGACGCGGGTGAGGAGCTCGTTCAAGAGGCCGTCGTCAAGGTGTTCGCGCGCCGCCGAGCCATCCCCAATGCCCGTGCGGGCGAGGCCTATGTGCGCGCCACGATGCGCACGCTGCACGTCGACGGAATTCGCAGGGCCATCCGCTGGCGCAGGATCATGCCTAGTCAGGTGGCGCCGCTGGCCGCCGACGACTCGGCGGCGACGATCGACGCGGCCGACGCCATGGGCCAAGCGCTCACGACCCTTACTCCACAACAGCGCACCGCAATCGTGTTGCGCTACTACGAAGACCTTTCTTTGGCCGCTGTCGCCGCCGCGATGGGTCTGGCGGTGGGGACGGTGAAGCGCTACCTGTCCGACGCGCTCGGCCGCTTGGCGACCGCCGTGGGGGATCAGGACCTTGAGTTTGAACGCATTGCCGTAACCGAGAGGGGCGAGTGA
- a CDS encoding RNA polymerase sigma factor: MKHQDMLGEMLDSAADRLAAYGYLLTGSQHAGEDLVQDAIVKVFVRQRRLDNARAAEAYVRAAMRTLHIDHMRRETHWRGLMPRLVDRRDPERTDDAVGEQDRIGKALGTLGKQERTVVILRFYDDLKVTDIAAQMHLAEGTVKRYLSQALDKLAGELGSIDDSTERIGLVERKK; encoded by the coding sequence ATGAAGCATCAGGACATGTTGGGCGAGATGCTCGATTCTGCGGCCGACAGGCTCGCGGCGTACGGGTACCTGCTCACCGGATCCCAGCACGCGGGCGAGGACCTGGTCCAGGACGCGATCGTCAAGGTCTTCGTGAGGCAGCGTCGGTTGGACAACGCGCGGGCCGCGGAGGCCTACGTGCGCGCCGCCATGCGGACGCTCCACATCGATCACATGCGGCGCGAGACGCACTGGCGGGGGCTGATGCCTCGACTCGTTGACCGCCGTGATCCTGAGCGAACCGACGACGCGGTGGGCGAGCAGGACCGCATCGGCAAAGCGCTCGGCACCTTGGGAAAGCAGGAGCGGACCGTCGTCATCCTGAGGTTCTACGACGACCTCAAGGTCACCGACATCGCCGCCCAGATGCACCTCGCCGAGGGCACCGTGAAGAGGTATCTGTCGCAAGCACTCGACAAGCTCGCGGGCGAACTGGGAAGCATCGATGACTCGACCGAGCGCATCGGCCTCGTGGAAAGGAAGAAGTGA
- a CDS encoding type IV toxin-antitoxin system AbiEi family antitoxin domain-containing protein → MDIVRVLDELGGAARRTELLLAGVPERSLRRSVLDGRVKKLGHGTYSLPWAAPEVAIAKLFRASLGCVTACEHWGLPVWEDHGLPHLVVPWGRSSSRRDPRERTRAVLHRTSAPFPSALWVPVAQAIDQAGWCTTPVGQLVLVDAALHSGVLMPGDLAQFEVRGARRRAWLRRMASGAAESPLETVARAAFVTAGLSVKEQVIVPGVGRVDLVVEDTVAVELDGWEFHRSRDAFERDRTRDRLMLTRNLPVMRFTARDLRSDPQAILAQVAEVAEVVSGPVRRDTARRLAWVFGLGR, encoded by the coding sequence ATGGACATCGTTCGAGTTCTCGACGAGTTAGGCGGAGCTGCCCGCCGCACCGAGTTGCTGTTGGCCGGCGTACCTGAGCGTTCGCTGCGCCGGTCGGTGCTGGACGGCCGAGTCAAGAAGCTGGGTCACGGCACCTATTCGCTCCCGTGGGCGGCGCCCGAGGTAGCTATTGCCAAGCTCTTTCGCGCGAGTCTTGGTTGCGTGACGGCATGTGAGCACTGGGGGTTGCCGGTGTGGGAGGACCACGGACTGCCGCACCTGGTCGTCCCTTGGGGGAGGTCCTCATCCAGGCGTGATCCGCGGGAACGCACTCGCGCGGTATTGCACCGCACCTCGGCACCATTCCCGAGCGCTCTCTGGGTGCCCGTCGCGCAGGCGATCGACCAGGCGGGATGGTGCACGACGCCCGTGGGGCAGTTGGTGTTGGTTGACGCAGCGCTCCACTCAGGGGTGCTGATGCCCGGTGACCTCGCGCAGTTCGAGGTGCGGGGTGCCCGGCGTCGAGCTTGGCTCAGGCGCATGGCCTCGGGTGCCGCAGAGTCGCCGCTCGAGACTGTCGCACGCGCCGCGTTCGTAACAGCGGGACTTTCTGTCAAGGAGCAGGTCATCGTTCCTGGTGTGGGGAGGGTGGACTTGGTGGTCGAGGATACGGTGGCAGTGGAACTCGATGGGTGGGAGTTCCATCGGAGTCGTGACGCCTTTGAGCGCGACCGGACTCGAGACCGTCTCATGCTCACACGCAACCTGCCCGTCATGAGGTTCACGGCTCGGGACCTTCGCTCGGATCCGCAGGCCATCCTGGCGCAGGTGGCCGAGGTGGCCGAGGTGGTGAGTGGGCCTGTGCGCCGAGACACCGCGCGCAGGCTCGCCTGGGTGTTTGGGCTCGGTCGGTGA
- a CDS encoding Gfo/Idh/MocA family protein: protein MNAPDPMSAPAIRWGILGAGGIAAKFAEAVKDYTASSVVAVASASSLEKAQDFAKAHDAGDAYQSYAELVARDDIDAIYVATTHNNHHEPAILAIQAGKNVLVEKSFAQNSAQAELILAAAEKAGVFVMEAMWTRHLPHVYKLRAAVEAGEIGDVTAVIADHGQKLTHVPRMYRADLAGGSLLDLGVYPIAFAHDFLGMPTSVTAVGDLTDEGVDNQVAMIFDYPTAQASLHTSMVGKSANTAQIIGTTGRFEVDSWFYTPTTIRLVRDDVTEWEFDGHVDNGFQFQAAEVARCIAAGLTESPIKTWQDTREVMALLDKVRAQIGVVYPNEK, encoded by the coding sequence ATGAACGCACCCGATCCCATGTCCGCACCCGCCATCCGCTGGGGAATCCTTGGCGCAGGCGGGATCGCCGCTAAGTTTGCCGAGGCCGTGAAGGACTACACCGCGTCCTCCGTGGTGGCCGTCGCCTCCGCGTCATCCCTCGAGAAGGCGCAGGATTTCGCGAAGGCGCACGATGCGGGCGACGCCTATCAGTCCTACGCGGAGTTGGTGGCGCGCGACGACATCGACGCGATCTATGTGGCCACCACGCACAATAATCACCACGAGCCCGCCATTCTGGCGATCCAGGCGGGAAAGAATGTCCTGGTAGAGAAGTCTTTTGCGCAAAACTCAGCGCAGGCCGAACTCATCCTCGCGGCCGCCGAAAAGGCTGGCGTGTTCGTCATGGAGGCGATGTGGACTAGGCACTTGCCACACGTCTACAAGCTCCGCGCGGCCGTCGAGGCCGGCGAGATCGGCGACGTCACCGCGGTCATTGCTGACCACGGCCAGAAGCTCACGCACGTGCCCCGCATGTACAGGGCCGACCTTGCGGGGGGTTCGCTGCTCGATCTCGGCGTGTACCCGATCGCCTTCGCGCACGACTTCCTGGGCATGCCCACGTCCGTGACGGCTGTGGGTGACCTCACCGACGAGGGCGTGGACAACCAGGTTGCGATGATCTTCGACTACCCCACCGCGCAGGCCTCTCTCCACACCTCGATGGTGGGCAAGTCGGCCAACACCGCTCAGATCATCGGCACTACCGGACGGTTCGAGGTGGACAGCTGGTTCTATACGCCCACGACGATCCGCCTTGTCCGCGACGACGTCACGGAGTGGGAGTTCGACGGTCACGTCGACAACGGCTTCCAGTTCCAGGCGGCCGAGGTGGCGCGTTGCATCGCCGCGGGGCTCACCGAGAGCCCCATCAAGACGTGGCAAGACACGCGCGAGGTCATGGCGCTTCTGGACAAGGTTCGCGCCCAGATCGGCGTGGTCTACCCCAACGAGAAGTGA
- the tmk gene encoding dTMP kinase encodes MAGRGFWIVFEGGDGVGKSTQIDALLAWLRAGGAGSAEVVTTREPGGTPLGVELRQAVMHGDHVAPRAEALLYAADRAHHIATLVRPALDRGAIVVQDRYLDSSIVYQGGARGLGDMVEQISLWATEGAVPDLTVVLDMEPRADRLERELDRVERETSEHAARMREGFLVLAARAPERYAVVDAARPVADVAADVRVAVAAAMAKAVAS; translated from the coding sequence ATGGCTGGCCGCGGATTCTGGATCGTGTTCGAAGGCGGCGACGGCGTGGGCAAATCCACGCAGATCGACGCCCTGCTCGCGTGGTTGCGCGCCGGGGGTGCGGGGTCTGCCGAGGTTGTGACGACTCGTGAGCCAGGTGGGACGCCCCTTGGCGTCGAGCTACGCCAAGCCGTGATGCACGGCGACCACGTGGCGCCGCGCGCGGAGGCGCTGCTGTACGCGGCGGACCGCGCGCACCACATTGCGACGCTCGTGCGCCCGGCGCTCGATCGCGGCGCGATCGTGGTCCAGGACCGCTACCTCGACTCATCAATCGTGTATCAAGGCGGAGCTCGCGGCCTTGGCGACATGGTCGAACAGATCTCGCTGTGGGCCACGGAGGGCGCCGTTCCCGACCTCACCGTGGTGCTCGACATGGAGCCCCGCGCGGATCGTTTGGAACGCGAGCTGGACAGGGTCGAGCGCGAGACCTCCGAGCATGCGGCACGCATGCGGGAGGGCTTCCTCGTGCTCGCCGCACGGGCACCGGAGCGCTATGCCGTGGTCGATGCGGCCCGCCCCGTCGCCGATGTCGCCGCCGACGTGCGCGTGGCCGTCGCGGCGGCCATGGCCAAGGCGGTCGCCTCGTGA
- a CDS encoding DNA polymerase III subunit delta' translates to MPGVWAEVVGQDAQIEPLRAAVDDPVAMTHAWLITGPPGSGRSHAARAFAAALQCEKGGCGECHACITALSGAHADVTRVATEKVTISIDEVRDLVGLAQRSPSGGRWRVIIIEDADRMTERTSNVLLKAIEEPPPRTVWLLCAPHSHDVGVTIRSRCRTVSLRTPAPEVVAALLIEKDGIAPDLAMEVALAAQSHIGIARRLAKDPHARARRDQVLALATDVRGVGDAVLAAADLVAVADEDASAATEERNAAEKAELLMMLGAESGTLPPALRAQVRELEDDQKRRATRHKRDVLDRAVTDLMSLYRDVAAVQVGADVTPLNTAHDGQARELAGRTSLADTMRCLDALALARTRLASNVQPLLAIEAMILALRPRV, encoded by the coding sequence CTGCCCGGAGTGTGGGCCGAAGTCGTTGGCCAGGACGCGCAGATCGAGCCGCTGCGCGCGGCGGTGGATGATCCCGTCGCCATGACCCACGCGTGGCTCATTACCGGACCGCCCGGCTCGGGTCGCTCCCACGCCGCGAGGGCGTTTGCCGCGGCGCTGCAGTGCGAAAAGGGCGGTTGCGGGGAGTGCCACGCGTGCATCACCGCGCTGAGCGGAGCCCATGCGGACGTCACGAGGGTCGCGACCGAGAAGGTCACCATCTCGATCGACGAGGTGCGTGACCTGGTGGGCCTCGCGCAACGATCCCCAAGCGGTGGGCGCTGGCGGGTCATCATCATCGAGGACGCCGACCGCATGACGGAGCGCACGTCCAACGTGCTCCTCAAGGCCATCGAGGAGCCGCCGCCGCGGACCGTGTGGCTCCTGTGTGCGCCCCACTCCCACGACGTGGGAGTGACGATCCGTTCCAGGTGCAGGACCGTGTCGCTGCGCACCCCGGCGCCGGAAGTGGTGGCGGCGCTCCTGATCGAGAAGGACGGCATCGCGCCCGACCTCGCCATGGAGGTCGCGCTCGCCGCCCAGAGTCACATCGGCATTGCGAGACGTCTCGCGAAGGACCCCCACGCCAGGGCGAGGCGAGACCAGGTTCTCGCCCTCGCGACCGACGTGCGAGGCGTCGGCGATGCGGTGCTTGCCGCAGCGGACCTGGTCGCCGTGGCAGACGAGGACGCCTCCGCAGCTACGGAGGAGCGCAACGCCGCCGAGAAGGCGGAACTGCTGATGATGCTTGGCGCCGAATCGGGGACGCTTCCCCCCGCTCTCAGGGCACAAGTGCGGGAGCTCGAGGACGACCAGAAGCGCAGGGCGACCCGTCACAAGCGCGACGTGTTGGATCGCGCCGTGACCGACCTCATGTCTCTATACAGGGACGTGGCGGCGGTGCAGGTCGGGGCGGACGTCACTCCGCTTAACACGGCGCACGATGGGCAGGCCAGGGAGCTCGCGGGCCGAACGAGCCTTGCCGACACGATGCGCTGCCTCGATGCGCTTGCGCTCGCCCGCACCAGGCTCGCCTCGAATGTGCAGCCGCTGCTTGCCATCGAGGCGATGATCCTGGCGCTTCGCCCCCGCGTCTAG
- a CDS encoding alpha/beta hydrolase, translating to MKRIAVLAASAVLLTGCSLLPTTGGKSPSPSPSPTVSAAPAVSGAPADPSSSPVYQQSVSWKDCGTLQCATIKVPLDWSAPDGPTIGIAINRRLANDQAHRVGSLLINPGGPGASGKDLLAHFETIAGKKLLDSYDVIGFDPRGVGESDPISCGDGKALDAYFVKDFIVSEQKDLDQAVARNAAFAKACLAKSGPIFQNVDTVSAARDMDVIRAVLGDDHLNYLGFSYGTQLGATYAEIYPAKVGRVVLDGAVDISLSSEEQSITQATGFENALKNFIVWCHQQATCPLTGDVEQSRQQIADIAVQARDHTYASGGDTPVDGNLMVYGMVVTLYDQNSWQYLELALKEVIDQGTAKTFYALGNFYLDRNGDTGAYTTNSTAAFTAISCLDSAQEDWTIAKQRDFASKIEAVAPTFGWWFAGSVGCEGWPYHAHQTVTKIVNATSAAPMLVVGTTNDPATPYTWAQSLAKQLGATLLTFKGEGHTAYGRSNQCITDAVDGFLVGGVMPPSGVTC from the coding sequence ATGAAGCGCATCGCCGTCCTCGCCGCGTCCGCCGTTCTCCTCACGGGCTGTTCACTCTTGCCGACGACGGGCGGGAAGTCGCCATCGCCATCGCCAAGTCCTACGGTGAGCGCCGCCCCCGCGGTGAGCGGCGCTCCTGCGGACCCCTCCTCTTCGCCCGTCTATCAACAGTCAGTGTCGTGGAAGGACTGCGGCACGCTCCAGTGCGCGACGATCAAGGTGCCGCTGGATTGGTCCGCGCCAGACGGCCCCACCATCGGCATCGCGATCAACCGTCGGCTCGCGAACGATCAGGCGCACCGCGTGGGATCGCTGCTCATCAACCCCGGCGGTCCCGGGGCTTCGGGGAAGGACCTTCTCGCGCACTTTGAGACTATTGCGGGCAAGAAGTTGCTCGACAGTTACGACGTCATCGGCTTTGATCCGCGCGGTGTCGGCGAATCAGACCCCATCAGCTGTGGCGACGGCAAGGCGCTCGACGCGTACTTCGTGAAGGACTTCATCGTCTCGGAGCAGAAGGATCTCGACCAGGCGGTGGCCCGCAATGCGGCGTTTGCGAAGGCGTGTCTGGCGAAGTCCGGGCCCATCTTCCAGAACGTGGACACGGTTTCCGCGGCGCGTGACATGGACGTCATCCGCGCGGTCCTTGGCGACGATCACCTCAACTACTTGGGTTTCTCCTACGGAACCCAACTTGGCGCGACCTACGCCGAGATCTACCCCGCCAAGGTGGGCCGGGTGGTTCTCGATGGCGCCGTCGACATCTCGCTGTCGTCCGAGGAGCAGTCGATCACTCAAGCGACGGGCTTCGAGAACGCGCTCAAGAACTTCATCGTCTGGTGTCACCAGCAGGCTACGTGCCCGCTGACGGGTGATGTCGAGCAGTCCCGCCAGCAGATTGCGGACATCGCAGTCCAGGCGAGGGACCACACGTACGCGTCGGGCGGCGACACGCCCGTAGACGGCAACCTGATGGTCTACGGGATGGTCGTCACGTTGTACGACCAGAACTCTTGGCAGTACCTCGAACTCGCGCTCAAGGAGGTCATAGACCAAGGCACGGCAAAGACGTTTTATGCGCTCGGCAACTTCTACCTCGACCGCAACGGCGACACGGGCGCGTACACCACCAACTCGACGGCGGCGTTCACGGCAATTTCGTGCCTCGACAGCGCGCAAGAGGACTGGACCATTGCGAAGCAGCGTGACTTCGCGAGCAAGATCGAGGCGGTGGCGCCGACGTTCGGGTGGTGGTTCGCGGGCTCTGTCGGTTGCGAGGGTTGGCCGTATCACGCCCACCAGACGGTGACCAAGATCGTCAACGCGACGTCCGCCGCGCCGATGCTGGTCGTGGGAACCACGAACGACCCGGCGACCCCGTACACGTGGGCGCAGTCACTCGCCAAGCAATTGGGCGCGACGCTGTTGACCTTTAAAGGCGAGGGTCACACCGCCTATGGCCGCTCCAATCAGTGCATCACCGACGCGGTGGATGGGTTCCTTGTTGGTGGCGTCATGCCGCCGTCGGGAGTGACCTGCTGA
- a CDS encoding peroxiredoxin family protein has product MKDPDETPNPSKETGRARPTSSSSGTAAIRKTRVFRLVAWSVGLVAVVGIVAAAMLSAQPKVSAASGLAPAFTLPNTSGKTVSLADFAGKPVILYFSEGAGCSSCIVQMKALEADPQFAKEGLTILPIVMDPPDFIRSAMTSVGISTPFLIDDGKVSKAYGVLGTGMHADLPGHGFVLINAAGDKVWQGNYPSMWLAPADLLAEVNKHL; this is encoded by the coding sequence ATGAAAGACCCTGATGAGACCCCCAACCCCTCGAAGGAAACCGGGCGCGCCAGGCCAACCAGTTCCTCCTCCGGGACTGCCGCCATTCGCAAGACCCGCGTCTTCCGCCTGGTCGCGTGGTCCGTGGGCCTTGTCGCAGTGGTGGGGATCGTGGCCGCGGCCATGCTCTCCGCGCAGCCGAAGGTCAGCGCGGCGTCCGGCCTGGCGCCAGCATTCACGCTGCCCAACACGAGCGGCAAGACCGTATCTCTCGCCGACTTCGCGGGCAAACCAGTCATTCTCTACTTCAGCGAAGGTGCGGGTTGCTCATCCTGCATTGTCCAGATGAAGGCCCTCGAGGCCGACCCTCAGTTCGCCAAAGAGGGGCTCACGATCCTCCCGATCGTCATGGACCCGCCCGACTTCATTCGTAGCGCGATGACCTCCGTGGGGATCTCCACGCCCTTCCTGATCGACGACGGGAAGGTCTCAAAGGCCTATGGCGTGCTGGGAACGGGGATGCACGCGGACCTACCCGGACACGGGTTCGTACTCATCAATGCCGCGGGCGACAAGGTGTGGCAAGGCAACTACCCGTCAATGTGGCTCGCGCCCGCAGACCTCTTGGCAGAGGTGAACAAGCACCTGTAA
- a CDS encoding cytochrome c biogenesis CcdA family protein produces MGTELLATGSVLAAFFAGGVALFAPCCIVFLAPSYLAGAAKNRRWRLLPLTFIFAAGLAVVLVPLTMGASLVAGAVAKYHEPLYIAGGLLMFAMAYLTISGTMWSLPSFIRMPDTSRGDSASFFALGVFSGIASSCCAPVLVGVMTLSALSGSVVGGIGLGAAYVFGMVFPLFAMALLWDKTRLSKIRTARPHPVVLSVAGKTLRTTRLNLIIAATFVAMGAGVIALSQSASMTGGSAVQDWISERLVTIFSRVEQWLSPVPEPVLGLVLVGIVAAIVAATITGRSRTLPPTQAPSHERIDHP; encoded by the coding sequence GTGGGCACTGAACTCCTCGCAACCGGCAGCGTCCTCGCGGCGTTCTTCGCCGGTGGTGTCGCCCTCTTCGCGCCGTGCTGCATCGTATTTCTCGCACCCAGCTACCTCGCGGGCGCCGCGAAGAACCGCCGCTGGCGACTCCTGCCTCTCACCTTCATCTTTGCTGCGGGCCTCGCCGTCGTGCTCGTGCCCTTAACGATGGGCGCGAGCCTGGTAGCAGGCGCAGTGGCCAAGTATCACGAGCCCCTCTACATCGCGGGAGGCCTGCTCATGTTCGCCATGGCATACCTGACCATTAGCGGCACGATGTGGTCCCTACCCAGCTTCATCCGCATGCCCGACACTTCCCGCGGCGACTCGGCCTCGTTCTTCGCCCTTGGAGTGTTTTCCGGAATCGCGTCGAGCTGCTGCGCCCCCGTCCTCGTGGGCGTCATGACGCTATCGGCGCTGTCGGGGAGCGTGGTCGGAGGAATCGGCCTGGGCGCCGCCTACGTGTTCGGCATGGTCTTCCCGCTGTTCGCCATGGCGCTCCTGTGGGACAAGACGCGCTTGTCGAAGATTCGCACGGCGCGCCCCCACCCGGTAGTTCTTTCAGTGGCCGGCAAGACGTTGCGAACGACGCGGCTCAACCTGATCATCGCCGCCACGTTCGTCGCCATGGGCGCAGGAGTGATCGCGCTGTCCCAAAGCGCGTCAATGACGGGCGGGTCCGCGGTCCAGGACTGGATCAGCGAACGGCTCGTCACCATCTTCTCCAGGGTCGAGCAGTGGCTTAGCCCCGTACCCGAGCCCGTCCTCGGCCTCGTTCTCGTCGGCATCGTGGCCGCAATCGTCGCCGCGACCATCACCGGGCGGTCTCGCACTTTGCCGCCCACTCAAGCACCATCGCACGAGAGGATCGACCACCCATGA
- a CDS encoding response regulator transcription factor: protein MSSPSNQAPRALVVDDERELALLIADYLVRDGFVTQTVFDGPSAIAAAREDPPDLVVLDLGLPGLDGVEVCRQIRSFSDCYIMMVTARSDEIDTILGLEVGADDYVTKPFSPRELAARARAMLRRPREGSEPSGPQGGVAKFGGLMIDLVAREASVNGAPVGLTKTEFDILAALASRPRQVFTRRTLIAAVWGEGWFGDEHIVDVHILHIRRKLGDDATTQRYVRTYPAVGYRMGEG from the coding sequence ATGAGTTCACCGTCGAATCAAGCGCCGCGCGCTTTGGTCGTCGACGACGAGCGGGAGCTCGCACTCCTGATCGCGGACTACTTGGTGCGGGATGGCTTCGTCACGCAGACTGTGTTCGACGGGCCGTCTGCCATCGCGGCGGCCAGGGAAGATCCACCCGATCTCGTGGTGCTCGACCTGGGCCTGCCGGGCCTCGACGGCGTCGAGGTCTGCCGACAGATTCGCTCCTTCTCGGACTGCTACATCATGATGGTGACGGCCCGGTCGGACGAGATCGACACGATCCTCGGGCTCGAGGTTGGGGCGGATGACTATGTCACCAAGCCGTTCAGCCCCCGCGAGCTCGCCGCGCGCGCGCGGGCGATGCTCCGCCGACCGCGCGAGGGCTCTGAGCCGAGCGGGCCCCAGGGCGGAGTCGCTAAGTTCGGTGGGCTCATGATCGACCTGGTGGCGCGCGAGGCTTCGGTCAATGGCGCGCCGGTCGGGCTGACGAAGACGGAATTCGACATTCTCGCCGCACTGGCTAGCCGACCGCGGCAAGTCTTCACTCGCCGCACGCTGATTGCTGCGGTGTGGGGCGAGGGGTGGTTCGGCGACGAGCACATCGTCGACGTTCATATTCTGCATATTCGACGGAAACTGGGCGACGACGCGACGACGCAGCGCTATGTGAGGACCTACCCAGCAGTCGGCTACCGGATGGGCGAGGGCTGA
- a CDS encoding sensor histidine kinase: MARRQVWRGTLATRLIIGFAIVIALGGLTAFLVAEAVGPSTFDAHLARAGLSPTSEAVQHARAAFVAASGKSLLLGLAAASVASLGVSIFAARRVGRSLRAFSDAASRVARGEEAALSPTLNAGAEFDSLADDFRRMAAQLAQAERLRKRLISDVAHELRTPVATLAAYLEGIEDGVRPLDGATLEVLRSSTARLVRLVTDLAEVTSAEAGASSLRAETIRVGVLAAAAIAAAAPAFDAKGVSLDAEGASEVQVRADPDRFGQILGNLLDNALRHTAAGGRVTVRWAPAGATVRIVVVDSGEGIGAEHIGHIFDRFYRVDAARDRERGGSGVGLAVVKGLVEAHGGRVTVESDGMGAGSAFTIVMPGVGRSL; this comes from the coding sequence ATGGCCCGACGGCAGGTGTGGCGAGGTACTCTCGCGACGCGACTCATCATTGGCTTCGCCATTGTCATCGCGTTGGGGGGCCTCACCGCCTTCCTCGTGGCTGAAGCGGTAGGACCCTCGACCTTCGACGCCCACCTCGCGCGGGCTGGCCTCAGCCCAACCTCCGAAGCCGTCCAGCACGCGCGCGCGGCGTTCGTCGCGGCAAGCGGGAAGTCGCTCCTGCTCGGCCTCGCCGCCGCAAGCGTGGCATCGCTGGGGGTGAGCATCTTCGCTGCACGCCGGGTCGGCCGATCTTTGAGAGCGTTTTCGGATGCCGCCTCACGCGTCGCACGGGGCGAGGAAGCCGCGTTGTCGCCCACGCTCAACGCTGGCGCAGAATTCGATTCCCTGGCGGATGACTTCCGTCGGATGGCCGCGCAACTCGCCCAGGCCGAGAGACTGAGGAAGCGACTCATCTCAGACGTGGCACACGAGCTCCGCACTCCGGTCGCAACCCTCGCCGCCTATCTCGAGGGCATTGAGGATGGCGTTCGCCCCCTCGACGGCGCGACGCTCGAGGTGCTCCGTTCGTCGACCGCCCGGCTCGTGAGACTTGTCACCGACCTCGCCGAGGTCACGTCTGCGGAAGCGGGGGCATCTTCTCTGCGGGCGGAGACGATCAGGGTGGGAGTGCTCGCCGCCGCCGCCATCGCGGCCGCCGCACCCGCGTTCGACGCGAAGGGCGTCTCGCTCGATGCCGAAGGAGCTTCCGAAGTTCAGGTCCGCGCGGACCCGGATCGTTTCGGACAGATCCTGGGAAACCTTCTCGACAATGCTCTGCGCCATACGGCTGCGGGCGGCCGCGTCACGGTGCGATGGGCTCCGGCGGGCGCGACGGTTCGGATCGTGGTGGTCGACTCGGGCGAGGGCATCGGTGCTGAGCACATCGGCCACATCTTCGACCGGTTCTACCGCGTCGATGCCGCGAGAGACCGGGAACGGGGCGGCTCGGGCGTTGGCCTGGCGGTCGTGAAGGGGCTGGTCGAAGCGCATGGGGGCCGCGTCACGGTTGAATCGGACGGTATGGGTGCGGGATCCGCGTTCACCATCGTGATGCCCGGCGTCGGCCGCTCGTTGTAA